One window of Trifolium pratense cultivar HEN17-A07 linkage group LG5, ARS_RC_1.1, whole genome shotgun sequence genomic DNA carries:
- the LOC123884753 gene encoding uncharacterized protein LOC123884753, translating to MPFASTIQFKMKKNFLIVFVMLLSFSFVLYVSAIPATRTRNLIIEDESVFPSLPQDHSSLMLENGEKMKIHMDEIRLMGRRIDLELHDYAGPGANKEHDPKSPGNG from the exons ATGCCATTTGCTTCCACCATCCAATtcaagatgaaaaaaaactttctCATAGTGTTTGTGATGCTTCTGAGTTTCTCCTTTGTTCTCTATGTCTCTGCTATCCCTGCAACAA GAACCAGAAACTTGATTATTGAAGATGAATCAGTTTTTCCTTCTTTACCTCAG GATCATAGTTCATTGATGTTGGAAAATGGTGAGAAAATGAAGATACATATGGATGAAATTAGATTGATGGGAAGAAGGATAGATTTGGAACTCCATGATTATGCAGGGCCAGGTGCAAATAAAGAACATGATCCAAAATCCCCTGGAAATGGTTGa